GCCAATTGTTAAAGTACGTACAGATGGCAGAACAAGCAGGCTTTACCCTTGCTCTGTCTTCCGATCACTTCCACCCCTGGAGTGAAGACCAAGGACAAAGCGGTTTCGCTTGGTCATGGCTGGGTGCAGCAATGCAAGCTACTTCGGCACTTTCCTATCGGGTTGTTTGCGCTCCTGGACAACGGTATCATCCCGCTATTATTGCCCAAGCAGGAGCAACTTTGGCAGAAATGTTTCCCAACCGCTTCTGGCTCACCGTAGGTAGCGGTCAAGCACTTAACGAACATATTACTGGAGAACACTGGCCTTGCAAGAGCGATCGCAACGCCCGTCTCAAAGAATGTGTTGATGTTATCCGCGCTCTTTGGGCAGGGGAAACAGTCACTCATCACGGCAAGGTGTGCGTTGAAGAAGCAAAACTTTATACCCGACCGCACACCCTTCCTGCAATCATTGGTGCTGCCATCACTGCTGAAACTGCGGAATGGCTGGGCAATTGGGCAGATGGATTAATTACCATATCTCGCCCACCAGAGAAGTTACAAAAAGTTGTCGATGCCTTCCGTAGAGGAGGTGGCGAAGACAAACCGATGATTTTGAAAGTGCAGCTTTCTTATGACCGTGACGAAGAGACAGCATTACAAAAAGCACATCAACAATGGCACAATAACATTTTTAAGAACATTGTGATGACAGAGTTGCGAACTCCTCAACAATTTGATGCAATGGGTAAATTCGTGCAGTCAAAAGAGCTACACGAACACGTTCGCATTTCGGCAGACATTCAACAACATATTGAGTGGTTGCAAAAAGATATTGAACTGGGGTTTGATGAACTGATTTTGCACAACGTCAACCGGGAACAGGAGCAGTTTATCGAAGTTTTTGGTAAGAAGGTTCTTCCTGCTTTGACAGAGGAAAAAAATAGGATTGCCAAAAGGAGGAAAATATGTCTAACCGACAAGCGAAATCACTAGAAGAGAGAGTTACCGAGTTTGTAAAGTGTGCTCAACGTCGAAATATCCGTGAGACAGTGGTTGCAGGCGCTCTCATTGCGGTCTTTGCTTTTATTATGGCTTACGATATTTATAAGCAGCCAGAAGACACTCTCTCAATCATTGGGAGCGGAGTGATAATCTTCGCTCTGTTGCTGAATATTACTATCATTTGGTGGAAACTGCACATCCCCAAATCGGAGCTATCTACGTTCCCCCCAACTCAGTTTCCAGACAATTGGAAGCAACATCTGACCCATCAGGCTCGTATGCTCAGGCTCGTTTGGCTATGGTATCTTCTGCCTTTATTCTTAGGACTTGTTATTTATTTACTGAGCGTTTACGACGCATCTTCCGGTGCTATCATCATACCACTTTTGATTGAAGTAGTTGTCTTTACCGGAATCTGGCGGTTGAATCTAAAAGCAGCCAAGCAGCTCGAACGAGATCGTGACGCTTGGTTTGGCAATTCGCGTGTTGGCTTACATAAGCTGGGAGGAATAAAGCGATGAGTTCAATCGGCAACCAGATCGATGTTTTGGTCGTGGGAGCTGGTCCTGTCGGATTAGCGATGGCCGGACGTGCTCAGGAGTCAATCTCGCCAGAAATTAAAGCACGCTTAAAAGCTTTAACGGTTGATGTGCAAGATGTTAAGACACCTCAACGACCTCCTAGGACAGAAGTAGAGAAATAAAACTCAAGTACAATCGCTACAAGTTACAGTTACTGGGTATTACTAGATAAGCATGGAGGTTAAAAGTTCAAGTTATATGAGTTACGCAAATAAAAAATCAAAAGGATACATAGCATCTGTAGTTGGAGGACTCAGTGGTGCATTACTATTTATAGCGTTAGGACTTTTTCTAACAGGGTTTTACATAACTCAAATTGAACTCCCTACTCTCGCAACAACTCCCCTAATATTTGGCTTTACAATATGTGCTAGCTTGGGAGAAATATTAGGTTGCTGGTTAATGCTTCGCTGGAGAAGGTATAAGTTGGCTGGACGTACCACAATACTTTTAGCTGTCTTAATTATTCCTAGTTTGTTATTATTTTTAGGACTCATCTTTTTAACGCGATCGCTAATTTTTGCCACATCTATAACGCTAGTTCTTTTGCCATTAATTGCTCGACTTTTAACTAATAATCCTAGCTACTTGAGGATTTTATCTAAAATTACCAATACTTTTGCCAAAAGACCATAGTGAGAGCCTTTTATTATGACTGTTTCGACCAAACCTTTTTCTAACCGTATCGCTGTAGTTTTCGACTTTGACGATACCCTTGTACCAGATACCGTTGATAGTCTGCTCTCTAGCTTAGGTATTGACGCTCTTAAATTTCGTCACGAACAAATTCAACCTTTGATTGATAAAGGCTGGGATAAAATTCTTGCCAGATTTTACGCCCTGATTGAAGAATCAAAACGACAAGACAACAAAATCACACAGGAATATATTGCCAAATTTGGTCAAGAATTAGCTCCCTTTGATGGTGTTACTAAAATGTTTGAGCGTTTGCGACAAAGCGCTAGTGAAATTAACCCAAAGGTAGAAGTTGAATTTTATCTCATTACCTGCGGTATGGTAGAAGTTGCTTGTCACAACTGCATAGCCCCCAATTTTAAAGGAATGTGGGGCTGTGAATTTCACTACAATCAACATGGTGGAATCGAGTTTTTGAAGAAAATTGTGACCCACACTGAGAAAACTCGGTATTTATTTCAAATTGCAAAAGGAATTGAGCATCAAAATGATGATGGGCAGACTTTTGTCTATCGAGATGTCCCAGCACAAGAATTGCACGTACCACTCACGCAAGTTATTTATGTAGGGGATGGTGCATCAGATGTTCCCTGTTTTTCCCTAATGAATCAAGAACAAGGTACAGCTATTGGTCTTTATAAGGACGGTAAGCCAAAAGATTGGGGGCGGGAATTAAGAATTACTCAAAGTCAGCGAGTTGCCAACCTTGCACCTGTTGACTATAGCGAAAATTCTGAACTGATGCGATCGCTGACACTAGCTGTAGAAAGTATCAGCAAACAGATTTCTTTACAGCAATTGAGCGTCGGTGAATAAAATTTTTAAAAACAACTCCATCATTGGAATGACAAAATTCTCCGCACACGAGTCTTTTCCCCCCCTTTTTAAGGGGGGCTAGGGGGGATCGATGGTGCTTAAAAACACAAGAAACCACTTTTCAAACAACCTCTAACAAAACCCAAATGTCAAATTAGTAATGCGCTGCTCAACACTCCACAAGTTTTCCACTTTTTGAAGATATCCTCAAGTTAAATGCAGTTAAGTAACTAAGACTTACGTATAGCCCTCCTTTCTAAGGAGGGTCGGGGGGATCTACAACGCGTGAAACCCTCAAAATACCTTTAAGGTTGCGTAAATCCTGTAACTTAACTGCCGTTCAACAACTTAACCTCAATTTGCTCTCTTACTCATTGTTAGGTGTTGCACATTTAAAATGGTTTAGAAATAACTAAATATCTAAATTAATATTTGAATTGTGCAATGCCTATTTTTTAAAGGATGTTTTAAAAGGCTTGGGCGAATATAATTTGCTGCTATACAAACGAAACCCTTCTTGTGTGGACTCGTAAAAATCAAGGTTTTGAAACCCACGTAGGTGGGTTTTGCTTGTGTAGCCGCGATTTCTAATTGCAAAGCAAGTATTTTACCCAAAGCAAGCGCACGCCAACTACGCGATAGCGATCGACAATGCTGGTAACGATTTATGAAGGGTTCTCCACATTCAGGAAATGAACAAGAGCCAAATCGTCCTCTTAATTCTCGTTTAAGGCTCTTCCTATTAGGACGTACTAGTTTGATTTTATATGCCATTCTGCTAGTTGCGATCGCTAGCGGTGCTTTGTGGCTGCGAAACTTTCTCTATCAAGATTTAGCGCCTTTAGTTGAGAGAAATATCGAACAATTATTAGGAAGACCTATAAAAATAGGAAAAGTTGAGCGATTTTCCCTAACAAGTCTTAAGTTTGGCTCTCTATCAATACCAGCAACCCCCACAGATCCAGACCGGGTGGCTGCAAAAGCTGTGGAGGTTCAGTTTTCTCCGTTAGAACTCCTTTTCACTCGGACTTTGGAGTTAGATGTCACTCTTGTTCAGCCGGATGCTTACATTGACCAGGATAAGCAGGGACGCTGGGTAACGACTCAACTTAAGGCTGGAGAGGGAAGAGGTTTTATTCAAACTGAACTACAAACTCTTCGACTTCAGAATGGTACTGTGGTATTAAATCCAGTACCCAGACCGGGTAAACCTAATGGTGATGTGACGTTAAACTCTGTCAATGGGATTGCTCGAATTCCATCTCAAAGTCAAGAAATTAATTATCAAATTAGCGCTCAACCTACCAGGGGAGGCGTATTACAATTAAATGGAGAGACGCAACTCAAAACACTGCAAACAAACCTCAAAGTCCAAGCGCAAAATGTACAAGCTGCTGACCTCAGTCGATTAGTTGAGTTGCCAATTATCTTACAGGCGGGTCGCGTAGATGGCGATTTAACAGTTCAATACCAACCAACGGCTCAGCCAGAAATTGCTGTGACAGGAACAGCTAACGTCGATCGCGTCACTGCTCAAATTCAAAACGTTCCACAAAAGTTCACCGATGCAAGTGGGAGATTAGTCTTCCAGGGTCAACAGGTTACTTTAGAGAACCTGAGCGCAAACTATGGTAAAGTTCCCCTTGTAGCAAATGGAACAGTTGGTACTCAAACAGGATTCAATGTCGTAGCTCAAACCAAACCAGTGAGTGCTAAAAATGCTGCAGACACACTGAATGTCAATTTACCAGTTCCAGTGGAGGGGGAACTGCAAGCAAACATTAAGTTGACCGGATCGATCGAACAGCCAGTTTTGAGCGGAACCGCCACCACCACAAAACCTGCTCAAATTGACCGCGTTCCTTTTAAGGATATTAGCACTGCCTTCCGATTGAATATAGCAGAAACTGCATCTCAACTTGCTGTATCCAACCTGCGGTTAACCCCAGTTGCAGGAGGACAAATCGTCGGGAACGGTCAAGTTCAACTCGGACGCCAACAAAATCAGGTGAATTTTGACTTTCAAGCCCAAGGAGTTCCAGCAGATGTGATCGCACAGAAATATGGCTTCTCAACTCCCATTACCATTGGTAATGTCACCGGTGATGCCCAAGTGACAGGCTCTGTCGGCGGTAAACAGCCTTTAACGCTTTCTCTCTCCAATGTTCGAGCGACTCCACCAGTCGGAGGACAAATTACGGCGAACGGTCAAGTTCAACTCTCACCCCAAGGTAACGTAGCGCTCAATATTCAAACTCAAGGTTTACCAGCAAATGCGATCGCTAAAGCTTACGGCATTTCTGTTCCCATCAACATTGGTGGTGTCAGCGCTGAAGCTAAAGTTTCTGGCTCTGTTGGCGGTTCGCAGCCTTTGAAAGTAGCTATTTCCAAAATTCAGGCGACTCCACCAGCCGGAGGACAAATTACAGCAAACGGTCAAGTTCAGCTCTCACCCCAAGGTAGGGTGTCATTGAACGTGCAAGCACAAAACCTCCCAGGAGACGCAATTGCAAAAGCTTACAACACTTCACCCCCCATTGATATTGGCAATGTTTCAGCAAATGCCAAAGTGACTGGTACCCTGGGTAACCTGCAAGCAGTAGCCTCTGTGAAAGCACCTGAAGCCACTTATCCCACCACTGGAAAAGCTGTCATCTCCCAACAGGGGGATAATATTGTCTTCCAAGATGCTGTTGTGAACCTTGCTGGTGGTACAGTTACCGCTAGAGGTCAGGTTGGAGAAAGACGCTGGCAAGCTTTTGTGGACGCCGAACAGATACAATTAAGTCGTTTCGCCCAAATACCACAGCAGTTCCAAGGAGTGTTAAGTAGTGAGTTGAACTTGTCGGGAACTACTACTTCCTTCCAACCCGAAACCATCCAAGCTACAGGACAGGCAAGTTTAAAAGGTGTAGCAGGAGGTACAGTTAACCTAGATAATATCACCTTAAATAATGGGCGTTGGCAAGCGATCGCCAATGTATCCCAACTTGAACTTAACCAAGTTTCAGAGCAGCTGCGGGGACAACTTAGCACCAACCTACGTGTTGCAGGAACAACCTCTACACGCCAACTTTCAGATATTCGAGCAGCAGGACAAGTACGCTTTTCAGAATTAGCCCCCCTCGAACAACCATTGACCGCTCAAATTCGATGGAATGGTCAGCAGATTATTGTTGAACGCGCAACGGCACCAGGATTGAGCGCTGATGGTACAATAGCCTTAAATGTACCAGAAACAGGGACACCGCAAATCGCTGGATTTAATTTAGATGTACAGGCACAAGGTTACAATCTCAAACAGATCCCCGTTAACCTTCCCGGTAACATAGCTTTGGCTGGGTTGTTAGACTTCAACGGACAAGTCACAGGTACCCCAACTTCTCCTAATGCTCGAGGAAACATCCGGCTGCGAAATCTTAATGTCAATAGTTTAGCCTTTGACCCGTTACTAACTGGGAATGTAAATTTTCAGGGAGGAGAAGGGACAGAGCTGCAACTTGCAGGTACCCAAGACCGGATTGCAGTTAATCTGAGTCAAAACAATCGCCCAATTTCATTTTTCATCAGACGCAATGGAACTGTCGCAACTGGTAGAACTGAGGGAGAGACCTTGCTCGTCAACGTGCAAGACTTTCCTGTGGCGGTTCTGGGAAGCTTCATTCCTGGCGATAATCCCAATTTACAACCTCTAGCCGGAGAAATATCCGGGGATTTAGCGATTAATTTAGACCAGTTTACAGTTGTAGGAGACGTAGCGATCGCCCAGCCTAGAGTTGGTAGAGCCACAGCAGATGAATTCCGTGGGCGTATTAATTTTGTTGATGGCGTTGCAACGTTAACCGATGGGGAGTTATTTTTAGATGGTAGCCGCATATCCGTAAGTGGAAACTTACAAACTGGAAACAACCCTCAATTTCAAACCCAAATTAGTTTTGACTCTGCCAGAATCCAGAAAATATTACAAGCATTCAACATCTTTGGTTATCAAGACCTTGCTTCCGGATTGCAGGCTCCGGAATTGGCGGGAGCAGAAGTACTTCAAACAGAGCCAATTGGTTTACCCAATGCAGATTTGCTCGTTCAGCTAGAGTTTTTCGAGAAAATAGAGAACCTGGTGGCACAACAGAGCACACAGCGTGAAGAAACGCAGAGATTGCCAACACTGGCAGAATTACAGGGGACTCTCACGGGACAAATTAAGATAGCAGGCTCGTTGCAGACAGGATTAAATGCAGACTTTAATCTTCAAAGCGCTCAGGCGCAATGGGGAGAATACACTATTGAACAATTCATAGCTAGAGGAACTTATGCAGATGGTACCGTCACACTGTTACCCCTGCGTGTTAATTTAGGTCAAGGACTATTAGCTTTCACAGGACAGTTAGGAACTCAAGAACTATCCGGACAAGTGCGCGTTTCAGATCTACCTCTATCATTATTACAGCCTTTTATAGAAGAATATCCAGTTGATGTCACAGGTCAAGTCAATGCTGTCGCCACTCTAGGAGGGAGTTTAGAAGACCCCCAAGCAATAGGAGAAGTCACGTTGGTAGATGCAACCGTAAATGAGCAACCCGTGGAGTCAGGAGAACTGAGCTTCAACTATAACGATGCTCGTTTCAATTTTGCCAGTAACGTGTTAGTGGCGGGTACGCAGCCATTGGAAATTCAAGGAAGCGTACCCATTGCCTTGCCGAGCGCTGACACGCAGCCAGATAGCAATCAAATTAGCGTCACAGCCAACGTGCAAGATGAGGGCTTAGCGCTGTTAAATCTATTTACCGATGCAGTAACTTGGGTCAATGGGACTGGACAACTGAATGTAAAAGTTGGAGGTACCTTAAACCAACCAACGATCGCGGGAAATGCCACCGTTCAAAATGCAACTTTGCAAGCCACCGCGCTGACTGAACCATTAACAGATGTGACAGGAACGTTGCAATTTAATGGCAATAGGGTGATAGTCGAAGGCGTTCAAGGGGAATACGAAAGGGGTCGATTGACTGCGGAGGGAGTTATCCCCATTTATGGCGCACCTCAAGCACAACAGGCAACTACTAATAATCCTCTCAGATTATCGCTACAAAACCTGGAATTGGAAGTACAGGAGTTGTATCAAGGCGATGTCAGTGGTGATGTCGTCATTGGGGGAACAGTGCTTAACCCAGAAATTGGCGGAGAGATTCGCTTGAGCGATGGACAAGTCAAGATTGGACAAGATGCTAATACTTCCCCTACATCCCCTACATCAGCAACCACAGCCTCTGGGGAGAGCACAGAAGCAGATAGTTCAACGAGAAGCGCTGCAACTACAACCGCCCGTTCACCCATACCCATAGAGTTTGAAAATTTACGGCTGATTCTAGGCGATGATGTTCAGATAACAACTCAGCCGTTATTTGGAGGCTTTATCCCAGGAGGCGATCTCCTGAGTCAATCCATACTAAGTTTTGAAACAAAAGGCGACCTAACTATTAATGGTACCTTAGCCAATCCCCGCCCTCAAGGTGTTATCCGTCTTACAGGAGGACAAGTTAACTTATTTACCACTCAGTTTACCTTAACGCGGGGTTACGAACACACTGCAGTCTTTACTCCTAGTGGAGGACTCAACCCCGTCCTCGATGTCCGACTTGTAGCATTTGTACCAGAGACAACAGGAGCGTTATTGACTGGAAGCCGTATTCAAAACTCTCCTTTTTCTGCTGAAATTAGCGATATTCCAGCTGTCACCAGTTTAGGGACTTTAGAAACTGTTCGCGTTGAAGCCAGAGTCAGAGGACCCGCGAGTGAATTAGCTGACAATCTGGAATTGACGAGCACACCCGGTCGTAGTGAATCAGAAATTATTGCGTTGTTAGGTGGTTCTATCATTAATACTTTAGGTCAGGCAGACTCAGCATTGGGAATTGCTACCTTTGCTGGTTCTACTTTGTTGAGTGGTTTGCAAGAAAACATTAGTGCAATAGGACAAGCGATCGGCTTTAGCGCCTTCCGCGTGTATCCTACCACTGTCGCTAATGAATCATCACGAGCTTCGGTATTGAGCTTAGCAGCAGAGGGAGTATTTGATATTACTGAAAATTTCTCTGTCTCCCTATCACGAGTGTTTCTGACTAATGAATCTTTCCGTTACAATGTACTCTACCGAGTCAATGACGACATTCTGATGCGAGGCTCTACCGATTTGGAAGACGAAAGTAGACTTGAAATTCAGTATGAGACAAGGTTTTAAAGAACTTCCAAATAAAAAATCTCCCAAAATTTTTTGTGGTGCGGTACTAACAGCTCCTTACTAGTAAGATGCTGTTGGCGAATGATAAGTCCGATCCCCTCGTTCCGGTGGCTCCGCCTGGGAATGCCTTCATGGAGGCTCCGCCTCCTGTATGCAGCACAAAAGGTGCGAGGCAGAGCCTCGCGGTCTGCATTCCCAGGTAGAACCTGGGAACGAGAGGATTACTTTTAAAATTTTTTACGAATGATTTAGGATTGCTACATTACGAAAGGCAAAACCAATTTCAGCTATAGTGAAAAACTCAATGTAGAATTTAAGTACAAGCTAACAATATGAATTAAACACTTGAGCCTAAAGCAGCTGCTACTTGGTCAGCCAGTTTATGAGGATTGAAGGGTTTATTAATCACGCCAGTCACCCCTAGTTGAGCAAACAAACGGTGGTCAGCACTTTGTCCCCTAGCTGTCAGTAAAATCACAGGGATATCCCTAGTAGCTGGATTTGCCTGTAGCTCTTGAAAAGTAGTTGGACCGTCTATCTCAGGCATCATGACATCAAGAAGAATAGCATCAGGTTGAGCAGCCTGAGCCAATAACAGCCCTTCATGACCTGATGTAGCGGTTAGCACCTGCCAGCCCCCCATGATCTCTAAACAGGTTTGAATCAACTTGCGAATGTCATCTTCATCATCAATAACTAGGATTTGCTTGGCTGTCATTGTTATTGTCTTCCGTTCTATTGTTCTTACCATTGTCTTGCAATTCTTCAAAACTTTTTGTCCTAACAATAACTGGACTTAACTATACTTTTTCAGGAACTGTGTAAAGTTACTTAAGGTTCCACTAACTCTATTACAGAAGTTTGCTTTCATTTCTTGTTATCTGCTATATATAGGAGTTTTTACGTGTCCTCATAGAGAACACAGGAACATCCGTTAGTCTACACTCCAGTAGTAACTTCCAGGAATTGTGACTGCAACTCCTTTTAACTTATGCAGAGCGTCATGACAAATTGCCAAAGGTGCTGTTTTGCCATAAGTCCATCTTTCTTGATTAAAGCTTACTGCAAAGGGTAGACCTGGAAAAGCATTAGACTCACAACGAGATATTTCAAAGTGAGGACACTCGTAGTTTTCCAAAACGTTGGCAACCAGTTCTAAGGCTGCGTTAATATCTGTTGAATATGGACGTGCGGGTAAATTAAACTGTTCAGATACAATCTGGTCTAAATCAGCGAGCGAGTTCAGCTGAATAGTTTCAGTAGCGTAGCCAAGATGGTTCCGTTCTCTGGGCAATCGTTTCGACCAGTCCAATCTTGGGCAAAACAGGCGAGTTGATTGGCACACTTTTTACAATTGCAGATGTGACTGACCGCAAGCAAACAGAAGATGCCCTTCGAGCCAGTCAAGCGCTATTTGAATCTTTCATGAATCATAGCCCGGTCACAGCTTTTATAAAAGACTCGACAGGGCGCTACGTCTATGTCAACCAAGTGATGGAACATCTGTTTCACCGAAAGCAAGCTGATTGGTTGGGGAAGACGGATTTTGACATATTTCCGCCATATGCAGCACAACAGTGGCGTAATAATGACGTAGTTGTTCTAACCACAGCTACAATGATGCAGACGTTGGAGACGGTGCCATACGATGATGGCGAACATTACTATATGTCCTTTAAGTTTCCTGTCACAGATGTCTCTGGGCAAAGACTGCTTGGAGGAGTGTCAATTGACATCACTGAACTCAAGCAATTAGAAGCAGAACGCAACCGACTGTTAGTGCAAGAGCAAACCGCACGTGCTGAAGCCGAAAAAGCCAACCGCTTAAAGGACGAATTCTTAGCTATAGTTTCCCATGAACTACGCACTCCTTTGACTGCGATCCTTGGATGGATTGGGATGTTGCAAACAGGGATGTTAGATTCAGAAAGAGCAACTCTCGCGCTGGAGACGATTGAGCGCAATGCCAACTTGCAGATGCAACTTATTGAAGACCTGCTTGATGTTTCGCGCATTATCAGGGGGGAACTCTCGTTGAACTACGACTGGGTTGACTTAGTTGGAGCGATCGCAGCAGCGATTGAGGTTGTACAACCAGCTGCAGATGCCAAGGCTATTCAATTGGAGTCCGTGCTTGATACTTCGGTAGAGCCAATTTGGGGCGACTCAGACCGCGTGCAACAAGTTGTGTTAAATCTATTTTCTAATGCAATTAAGTTCACACCCAATTGTGGACGGGTTGAGGTGCGGTTGTCAAAGGAAGGGAGTGGGGAATCGGCAAGTTATGCCCAGATTCAAGTAAGCGACACGGGTAAGGGTATCAGCGCTGACTTTTTACCCTATGTTTTTGACCGCTTCCGTCAAGCAGATAGCACAAGTACTCGCTCAAATAAGGGGTTAGGATTGGGCTTAGCGATCGCAAGCCATCTGGTAGAATTGCACGGCGGTACTATTGGTGCCCAGAGCCAGGGAATAGGACAAGGGGCAACGTTTACAGTAAAGCTACCAATCCCGATACAGAAGAAAGAGAAAAAAGACATCAGCCTAGAGGAGGAAAAAAGTTCTTTGGGCTCAAAGTTCCTGTCTTGTGGTTCCTGTCCTGCAAGTCTCAACGGTCTGCAAGTGCTAGTTGTGGATGATGAAACTGACGTGCGAGAATGGATAACTACAGTGCTTACTGAGTGTGGAGCTCAAGTCATTGCTGTTGGCTCAGTAGGCGAGGCGCTGGCAGCACTCGAACAATTTAGACCAGATGTGCTAGTCAGTGACATTGGGATGCCCAACGAAGATGGCTACACATTTATCCGTAAAGTCAGAGAACTTGAGCAGAACCAAGGCGATCGCATTGAATATGCTAGGAGTGTTATTCTTACGTGCTTCTCATCCTCCTGCTGCTGCAACCACCCTCCTCGTTGCTCTTGGTGGCTTCAAACCGACAGTACAAGACGCCCTAACGATAATGATTGGAGTTTTGATTATTGCAACAATTGGTGAGGGACTTCGACGTTTTCGACTAGGGAAAGTAGTAAGTTAATCAGCATCATATATAAATGAAATTCACATGAAATACCAGTGTTTCATAGGTAACAAAGATTCCTTATTGCTATTGATAGACGTATTTGTATCTCTACATTTATAAAGTAAGTTTAAAGGCAATTATGCCTGCAATTTAGTAAATACAGAGGTAAAAATCATGGCTATACAACAACTTACCTTGAATCAAGTTAATCAAGAAATGCAGCAGTGTATTCAAAACTGCTTAGATTGCCATAGTATTTGCTTGAATACTGTAAATTACTGTTTGCAAAAGGGCTTTTATGCTGCGGACTTCTGACCTTCATACCCGTACCTGTGGCGTTTGTGCGGAAGTGTGTGAGCGGTGCGCTCAAGATTGCGAGCGCATGGGTGATGATGCTCAAATGAAAGCTTGCGCTGATATGTGCCGCCGATGTGCTGAATCTTGTCGGCAAATGTCAATGGCAACTGTATAATATGATGTCCGGTTAATT
This genomic interval from Scytonema hofmannii PCC 7110 contains the following:
- a CDS encoding TIGR03885 family FMN-dependent LLM class oxidoreductase, whose translation is MVKIGYHASHEQFKPSQLLKYVQMAEQAGFTLALSSDHFHPWSEDQGQSGFAWSWLGAAMQATSALSYRVVCAPGQRYHPAIIAQAGATLAEMFPNRFWLTVGSGQALNEHITGEHWPCKSDRNARLKECVDVIRALWAGETVTHHGKVCVEEAKLYTRPHTLPAIIGAAITAETAEWLGNWADGLITISRPPEKLQKVVDAFRRGGGEDKPMILKVQLSYDRDEETALQKAHQQWHNNIFKNIVMTELRTPQQFDAMGKFVQSKELHEHVRISADIQQHIEWLQKDIELGFDELILHNVNREQEQFIEVFGKKVLPALTEEKNRIAKRRKICLTDKRNH
- a CDS encoding haloacid dehalogenase-like hydrolase, with product MTVSTKPFSNRIAVVFDFDDTLVPDTVDSLLSSLGIDALKFRHEQIQPLIDKGWDKILARFYALIEESKRQDNKITQEYIAKFGQELAPFDGVTKMFERLRQSASEINPKVEVEFYLITCGMVEVACHNCIAPNFKGMWGCEFHYNQHGGIEFLKKIVTHTEKTRYLFQIAKGIEHQNDDGQTFVYRDVPAQELHVPLTQVIYVGDGASDVPCFSLMNQEQGTAIGLYKDGKPKDWGRELRITQSQRVANLAPVDYSENSELMRSLTLAVESISKQISLQQLSVGE
- a CDS encoding translocation/assembly module TamB domain-containing protein; protein product: MKGSPHSGNEQEPNRPLNSRLRLFLLGRTSLILYAILLVAIASGALWLRNFLYQDLAPLVERNIEQLLGRPIKIGKVERFSLTSLKFGSLSIPATPTDPDRVAAKAVEVQFSPLELLFTRTLELDVTLVQPDAYIDQDKQGRWVTTQLKAGEGRGFIQTELQTLRLQNGTVVLNPVPRPGKPNGDVTLNSVNGIARIPSQSQEINYQISAQPTRGGVLQLNGETQLKTLQTNLKVQAQNVQAADLSRLVELPIILQAGRVDGDLTVQYQPTAQPEIAVTGTANVDRVTAQIQNVPQKFTDASGRLVFQGQQVTLENLSANYGKVPLVANGTVGTQTGFNVVAQTKPVSAKNAADTLNVNLPVPVEGELQANIKLTGSIEQPVLSGTATTTKPAQIDRVPFKDISTAFRLNIAETASQLAVSNLRLTPVAGGQIVGNGQVQLGRQQNQVNFDFQAQGVPADVIAQKYGFSTPITIGNVTGDAQVTGSVGGKQPLTLSLSNVRATPPVGGQITANGQVQLSPQGNVALNIQTQGLPANAIAKAYGISVPINIGGVSAEAKVSGSVGGSQPLKVAISKIQATPPAGGQITANGQVQLSPQGRVSLNVQAQNLPGDAIAKAYNTSPPIDIGNVSANAKVTGTLGNLQAVASVKAPEATYPTTGKAVISQQGDNIVFQDAVVNLAGGTVTARGQVGERRWQAFVDAEQIQLSRFAQIPQQFQGVLSSELNLSGTTTSFQPETIQATGQASLKGVAGGTVNLDNITLNNGRWQAIANVSQLELNQVSEQLRGQLSTNLRVAGTTSTRQLSDIRAAGQVRFSELAPLEQPLTAQIRWNGQQIIVERATAPGLSADGTIALNVPETGTPQIAGFNLDVQAQGYNLKQIPVNLPGNIALAGLLDFNGQVTGTPTSPNARGNIRLRNLNVNSLAFDPLLTGNVNFQGGEGTELQLAGTQDRIAVNLSQNNRPISFFIRRNGTVATGRTEGETLLVNVQDFPVAVLGSFIPGDNPNLQPLAGEISGDLAINLDQFTVVGDVAIAQPRVGRATADEFRGRINFVDGVATLTDGELFLDGSRISVSGNLQTGNNPQFQTQISFDSARIQKILQAFNIFGYQDLASGLQAPELAGAEVLQTEPIGLPNADLLVQLEFFEKIENLVAQQSTQREETQRLPTLAELQGTLTGQIKIAGSLQTGLNADFNLQSAQAQWGEYTIEQFIARGTYADGTVTLLPLRVNLGQGLLAFTGQLGTQELSGQVRVSDLPLSLLQPFIEEYPVDVTGQVNAVATLGGSLEDPQAIGEVTLVDATVNEQPVESGELSFNYNDARFNFASNVLVAGTQPLEIQGSVPIALPSADTQPDSNQISVTANVQDEGLALLNLFTDAVTWVNGTGQLNVKVGGTLNQPTIAGNATVQNATLQATALTEPLTDVTGTLQFNGNRVIVEGVQGEYERGRLTAEGVIPIYGAPQAQQATTNNPLRLSLQNLELEVQELYQGDVSGDVVIGGTVLNPEIGGEIRLSDGQVKIGQDANTSPTSPTSATTASGESTEADSSTRSAATTTARSPIPIEFENLRLILGDDVQITTQPLFGGFIPGGDLLSQSILSFETKGDLTINGTLANPRPQGVIRLTGGQVNLFTTQFTLTRGYEHTAVFTPSGGLNPVLDVRLVAFVPETTGALLTGSRIQNSPFSAEISDIPAVTSLGTLETVRVEARVRGPASELADNLELTSTPGRSESEIIALLGGSIINTLGQADSALGIATFAGSTLLSGLQENISAIGQAIGFSAFRVYPTTVANESSRASVLSLAAEGVFDITENFSVSLSRVFLTNESFRYNVLYRVNDDILMRGSTDLEDESRLEIQYETRF
- a CDS encoding response regulator, with product MTAKQILVIDDEDDIRKLIQTCLEIMGGWQVLTATSGHEGLLLAQAAQPDAILLDVMMPEIDGPTTFQELQANPATRDIPVILLTARGQSADHRLFAQLGVTGVINKPFNPHKLADQVAAALGSSV